TCTAGGAGAATACCATTCTTGGAGCAAGCGTGGAGCAATTACTTTCAATCCGTCACCGTCACTGTTGAAGCCGACGCTGGCGTCGCCGGTGCCGTCAGGGTCCAGCTATGGTTTGAGCAGGTGGGGAATGGATGGTCTGGCTCGGTCGGGATGGGGACAAGCGGTCTAAAGGATAAGGTCAGGGGCAGTCGGGTCTTTTCGCGTACCCCGTCCAGCGTGTATGCGTGACATGGCGCTACATGGATGCAAAAATGGTGAATGTGTAATAAAATCTTCTCTCCGGTGGtaaaatgtagatgaaattgtAAGAGTGGTTTTCAAAGGTGCGCCGTTTCTAACGGtggcaattaattaaatatcccTCTGGAGGAGCCCGGTACGTGGACCGCACGGATACGGTTCGGTGGGGATCGGATGGACTGAACTGGACGGGAACTGTTGTAGGAACTGTCGTACAGTAGCATCGGTAGGGGCCGTCAGATGCGGTATCCAACGGCTCGTATGAAGCTATGGTACTGTAGCAGAGAAAGTGTTCTCaaaaactaagggggtgtttggatacaaggtactaaattttaggaggggtcacatcggatgttcggacgctaattaggaggactaaacatgagctaattataaaactaactgcagaacccctatactaattcgcgagacgaatctattaagcctaattaatccatcattagcaaatggttactgtagcaccacattgtcaaatcatggactaattagacttaatagattcgtctcgcaaattagactctatctatgtaattagttttgtaattagattatatttaatacttgtaatcagtatctaaacatccgatgtgacatgtcctaaagtttatgaaCTCGCGTCCAAACAGGCCAAGATTTGATATGATTTGGCCCCGTGAACGCCCCCCAAAAGGCTGTTCCTTACTGGGCCGACCGGCCCATATTCCTTActcgtcgtcttcctccaaACCTTTCCGAACTCCGGAGTCGCAACAACTCTTCCACCACGATAAGCCCTAATCGCCCGCCAGttagccaccaccacctccatggCGACCACCTCCTTCCATCCGCTCGCCACCCCgattgccggcggcggcgctcgcatCCGTCGCTGCCCGCTCTCCCTACCCGTTCCCGCCCGCACGGcgccccggcggccggcgccgctccTCGTCGTCCGCGCCAAGCGCGCCGGCAGCcggccccccgccgccgcctcgcggcaGCCCGTGAACCCCAGCGCGGTACCAAAGCGGGATGccgaggaggaggtcgaggagGTCGAGGAGGAGATGCCGTGGATCCAGGACAAGGCGCTGGACCTCGTGGAGTTCACGGGCACCGTCACGCAGGCCATCCCGGGGCCCCGCGTCGGCTCAAGCCCCGTGCCGTGGCTCCTCGCCGTGCCGCTCGCCTACGTCGGCGTCTCGTTCGTGCTCGCGGTCGTCCGCACCGTGCGCAGGTTCACCTCCCCGCGCTCTAAGAAGAAGCGAAGGGTAAATGTTCGCGTTATAAAATTTTCCGTGGTTCCATGAACGAAATTTGATCTCGTGCTGGGTACTTAAAGTCGGTGTAAATTTTCCTTCACCTTCGCCGCTGCACTAGCCCTGTGAACTAGGTACATTTTGGAACATAGGTTTGTAGGGATCAATCTAGCCCCACAAATTGTGCTCTATAGAGAGGTTTGCTCTGTCAAGGCGATGGGAAATGATAAATTTCGCCCCTTCTTTCAGCAGCTAATTCTATTTTGCAAAATTATCTATCTGTGCTGACTGCATCGCTGTATAGCATCTTGGAATCACACTAAAAATCATTTTACAGCGTTCTTAAATTCAAAGTATAATGAGTTTGCAATTTCAGTTATAGAACTGTTATAAGTTTGTTCCTCTAAATCAACTAGATACTGTTGTAAATACTTAGATTGGAGGTGCTAAAACAAATTTGAGCTTGCTTTCATTGTTGATTGCAAGGTTAATGTTTTGTGAGCTGGTTGCAATCTTGATGTCAGCCTACAATTTGTCATTTTTTATCTTTGCATGTCTTCAGAATACTGTAACTCctgttaattttttatttttggtttcacttaaggccccgtttggatcccttcattttgaaggaattggaatctacttaatggagtaggctaattatcttggaatgtgacattccacaactttccaaagttcagatataaccctatcttaaattcataggggtgggagatggaaattgattctatagatcctcatgctatgtttctaatgtgcaacttatagcacgctcttcgactcgcttccctatagcagaagtgcagcacataagtatctctcccatatggccaacaataatatacaaatattttccacatacaattatattagcttagttaatttgtgtctaaattatgattattagaatggaattcaattccaaggatccaaacggggcctaatagTAAACCAGTGTTTCTCTACAGGTGGGTAAGAATATATTCTTGTTGAAGTCACTAGATGAGCTGTTCCAGAAGGGCAGGGAGGCAGTAGATTATCCTTCTCTCCAAGATCTCATGCAGAAGGTGTGTGCCGTAACCAACCATCTATATAATTCTTGAGAAACTAAATTAGTGGAGTGATATGGGAATGATGGCAGGTAGAACATACTttgcttattttcttttttgcttatTCTATTCGAGAAGACTTTACTTCGTTAGCTATCTTATTCTGACACTGGAGTTAGTGAATTGATGCTATGTTAACTGGTGCTGAAACCTAGATTGGAAATTTTGCTGTATGGTAGAATAATAATGTTCTTAGCAAACTGTTAGTTCTCTACACAGACGAGTCTATATCTATTGCAATTTGATGACTAATTTACTGAGTACATTGCTACTGGAAAATATTTCTttatctttcaaaaaaatatttctttccATAGAAAACAGCAAGCTCATGAaattgtttacttcccaagttgggagttgcaaaattggcattttgccataaatgcgacactgtagcgtttcgtttgtatttgtgaattattgtccaaatattgactaattaggctcaaaagattcgtctcgcaaagtacaacaaaactgtgcaattagtttttgatttcgtctacatttagtactccatgcatgtaccgcaagtttgatgtgatggggaatcttctttttgcatagtgtcaaagttgggagtttggagggaagtaaacaagggctaaataTGCTGCTTCTATGTGTATGCAGACAGGATTTGACATGGACGATGTAGTAAGAAAGTACATCCGGTACACACTGAATGAAAAACCCTTCAATCCTGATGTGGTCGTGGATCTTATACATCTTAGGAAGGCATCAATGCTTGAAGATGCAGAAGTTGCTGAAATTTTGAATGAGATCTCAAGACGAATTGTTCGAGAAAAAGGTATCTGTTGCTGCTTATTCTAGTTTTTCGAAAGAGCTCAAAATATTTCCAGTCACATGCTCTGGCAGATTTACCTTTGCGAATCAAGATATAATTCCTTTTCCTACTTTCCTTCTGCTGAAGTTTGTGCGCCTTTATGCTTAACTTTCTTTGCGAAGCTACTAATATCCATTCTTACTCAATATGCTTTTGTTATGTCATTCTTACTCCAGGACTGGTTTTGTTATGTCATTCTTACTCAATATGCTTTTGTATTTACAATCTTGCAGGGCCAGTAGTTATGGACTTATCTGGGTTTACAGAACAAGGTTTTAAGCGGAAGCTTGCTGTACAAGCTTTGTTTGGAAAAATCCTTTACTTATCGGAGGTAACTTGTCGatcctccatttttttttactgattTTATAATTCCATATCTGTTTTAAGACAAATCTTGATTTGAGCTGTAATGAAAAAATAGAAAGGTTTCATGGCTCACTACTTGCTGTGGAAGTCTATAATGAATGTTCGGTTTGACAAACCAGCTTATTCTAGACGGGTTTAGATCGTCATGGGGACCATTCATGGTAATGATGGGATGGCATCATTCCCTGTTTTTATGATGTAAATGTGCAATATGATTTTAAAGCAGTCCATTCCATTTCTCAGAACAAATCAGTTGTTTAGGTCCAACTAGGATCGTACGGTCCATTCACCATTTCATTCCTCATGCAGAAAACCCCATAAATGCATGTGCCTCTTCTT
This portion of the Setaria viridis chromosome 7, Setaria_viridis_v4.0, whole genome shotgun sequence genome encodes:
- the LOC117865905 gene encoding uncharacterized protein, whose product is MATTSFHPLATPIAGGGARIRRCPLSLPVPARTAPRRPAPLLVVRAKRAGSRPPAAASRQPVNPSAVPKRDAEEEVEEVEEEMPWIQDKALDLVEFTGTVTQAIPGPRVGSSPVPWLLAVPLAYVGVSFVLAVVRTVRRFTSPRSKKKRRVGKNIFLLKSLDELFQKGREAVDYPSLQDLMQKTGFDMDDVVRKYIRYTLNEKPFNPDVVVDLIHLRKASMLEDAEVAEILNEISRRIVREKGPVVMDLSGFTEQGFKRKLAVQALFGKILYLSELPEFCSRDSSLVVKEIFGVTDEDADSIRIHTLSATGDIESIQKMVDDLDIGQGPSSSA